From a region of the Butyrivibrio sp. AE3004 genome:
- a CDS encoding SGNH/GDSL hydrolase family protein yields the protein MKRTGNRNTKTKSAKPLTRIIFAVSLLLVAVLIAEFVAVIMDSHLSALAKTEEVKVVAEKKAVAAKEIVKTSKAVNTIKTIVAEEADKTSDDSKSLNLLKDNSTQAEYKITVFEEEKNLYSNDRVNIRSGAGTEFDKVGVIGKDTKVKVLGQTDNGWYQVMIGDEVGYISCDYLQEDEPGIDFIFAGDSRTVQMSQAVKEDEYEWIAKVGEGYNFFSSEAVPQIDESVGEGSVIIINYGVNDLYNVEKYIALVNKKADSWIRSGAKVFYAAVTPVSNYPTITNDDIENFNKELKSGLDSRIGWLDGYSYLQNNGFSTGDGLHYNNATYESLYKYYMNQIASAKEAFIEEV from the coding sequence ATGAAAAGAACAGGTAACAGGAACACAAAGACAAAGAGTGCAAAACCGCTGACGAGGATCATCTTCGCTGTATCACTTCTTTTGGTGGCGGTGCTCATAGCTGAGTTTGTTGCGGTTATTATGGATTCGCATTTATCAGCACTTGCAAAAACTGAAGAGGTTAAGGTAGTAGCTGAGAAGAAGGCTGTTGCTGCTAAAGAGATAGTAAAGACTTCCAAGGCTGTTAATACCATAAAGACTATCGTAGCTGAGGAAGCAGATAAGACTTCAGACGATAGTAAAAGCCTCAATCTTTTAAAAGACAATTCCACCCAGGCAGAATATAAGATAACTGTTTTTGAGGAAGAAAAGAACCTTTATTCAAATGACCGCGTTAATATTAGAAGCGGAGCAGGTACGGAATTTGATAAGGTCGGTGTGATCGGTAAAGACACCAAGGTAAAAGTTCTCGGACAGACAGACAATGGCTGGTATCAGGTAATGATCGGTGATGAGGTAGGCTATATTAGTTGTGACTACCTTCAGGAGGATGAACCCGGTATTGATTTTATATTTGCAGGCGATTCACGTACTGTTCAGATGAGTCAGGCAGTTAAGGAAGATGAGTATGAATGGATCGCCAAGGTCGGTGAGGGATACAACTTCTTTTCAAGCGAGGCTGTTCCCCAGATTGATGAGAGCGTAGGCGAGGGAAGCGTTATCATTATTAACTACGGTGTAAATGATCTTTATAACGTAGAGAAATACATTGCACTTGTTAATAAGAAGGCTGATTCCTGGATTCGCTCCGGAGCAAAGGTTTTCTATGCTGCTGTAACTCCGGTAAGTAATTACCCAACAATTACCAATGATGATATAGAGAACTTCAATAAGGAGCTTAAGAGCGGGCTTGACAGCAGGATCGGTTGGCTTGACGGATATTCATATCTTCAGAACAACGGCTTTTCAACAGGTGACGGACTTCATTACAACAACGCTACATATGAATCGCTCTACAAATATTATATGAATCAGATTGCTTCTGCTAAGGAAGCTTTCATCGAAGAAGTGTGA
- a CDS encoding VanZ family protein, translating into MIILDILIENTDLIHRIFTDIARVTKYTHVGIAIALIYGVMYLLYVIICKKLKRERKLGAGHATAVFALLIYLTAVLFIVFMSREPGVNTGVNLHLWSSWGNTTLRKALFIENIIMFIPMGILLPGAFKIFRNPIACILTCAVLSCFIENTQYLFKLGIAEIDDVVTNTLGGAIGWIIWGILWVIYLIIYKCFKKNNKINVTKT; encoded by the coding sequence ATGATAATTCTGGATATATTAATAGAAAACACAGATCTGATACACAGAATCTTTACAGATATAGCACGAGTTACAAAATATACACATGTTGGAATAGCCATTGCCCTGATCTATGGGGTAATGTATTTATTATATGTAATAATTTGTAAAAAATTGAAACGTGAAAGGAAGCTGGGAGCAGGACATGCTACGGCTGTATTTGCGCTACTGATCTATCTGACAGCGGTACTGTTCATTGTTTTTATGAGCAGGGAGCCGGGCGTAAACACCGGAGTAAATCTGCATCTTTGGTCTTCCTGGGGTAATACTACATTAAGGAAAGCACTGTTTATTGAGAATATAATCATGTTTATTCCGATGGGAATACTGCTTCCCGGTGCTTTTAAAATTTTCAGGAATCCTATTGCCTGCATCCTTACGTGTGCGGTGCTTTCATGCTTTATAGAGAATACTCAGTATCTCTTTAAGCTTGGAATAGCAGAGATTGATGACGTTGTTACCAATACTCTGGGGGGAGCAATCGGTTGGATAATTTGGGGAATTCTCTGGGTTATTTACCTGATCATTTACAAGTGTTTCAAAAAAAATAATAAAATAAATGTTACAAAAACTTGA
- a CDS encoding FxLYD domain-containing protein, producing MKYALTTFALIVTLLGGFIFGAYYMYRKKNPATVTAEQVNEAPSAEDVLDNSDYYDSDGNWIFKYGENENWDGKDGSTVVMRDDAAENIDYRITGTNLVYEDDGLYSGFHAVVTVENVGTSNLYLGKESVFNIEDRYLKVVDSYDFVRAVPDIIAPGEKGYFYVPYGHIKTREDSVTIDEDELKGDSPRPGEANSADTPSNGEDVNAIDIDELEKALIEEGLTTSSLTIKKDAEHLMAGADTTTVESADKNSGGTELLPSDESSDADNAIDDKNAKDADKKTDDAGDKSEEAEADTKENADKKSDEAAAEGGENADSTSSEDAAGKGNGDAVTGEDTEAAGAVSDGNAEPEKVEYPGLSLYRVNEYFIMPDLDVKKCVGEPRKDFDISNIMYGSNASGYFTLSADVTNSTDKNIDYVPVTVIALDRRGNAIAAGADSITDFYKGAKKSFGVSYILTREQRSNIVQCVIYAREVVNAK from the coding sequence ATGAAGTATGCACTGACAACATTTGCACTGATAGTAACACTTTTGGGTGGCTTTATTTTCGGTGCTTATTATATGTATAGAAAAAAGAATCCGGCTACTGTTACTGCAGAGCAGGTAAATGAGGCCCCTTCGGCGGAGGATGTACTTGATAATTCGGACTATTATGACAGCGACGGAAACTGGATTTTCAAATATGGCGAGAACGAGAACTGGGATGGCAAAGATGGCTCCACAGTTGTAATGAGAGATGATGCAGCAGAGAACATTGATTACCGCATAACAGGAACAAATCTTGTATATGAGGATGACGGACTTTACTCAGGTTTTCATGCGGTAGTTACCGTGGAAAATGTTGGAACAAGTAATCTTTACCTTGGAAAGGAATCTGTTTTTAATATAGAAGACAGATATCTTAAGGTTGTTGATTCCTATGACTTTGTAAGAGCAGTGCCGGATATCATTGCGCCCGGAGAGAAAGGGTATTTTTACGTTCCTTACGGTCATATAAAAACAAGGGAAGACAGTGTCACCATCGATGAGGATGAATTAAAGGGTGATTCACCAAGACCCGGAGAAGCAAACAGCGCAGATACGCCTTCAAATGGGGAGGACGTCAATGCGATAGATATAGACGAGCTTGAAAAAGCACTCATTGAGGAAGGACTTACCACGTCTTCGCTTACTATTAAAAAGGATGCCGAACACCTTATGGCAGGGGCTGACACAACTACAGTGGAGTCTGCTGACAAGAATAGTGGAGGCACTGAGCTTTTGCCTTCAGACGAGAGCAGTGATGCCGATAATGCTATAGATGACAAGAACGCCAAGGATGCTGATAAGAAAACAGATGATGCCGGAGATAAATCGGAAGAGGCAGAAGCTGATACTAAGGAAAATGCTGATAAAAAATCAGATGAAGCTGCAGCAGAGGGCGGTGAAAACGCAGATAGCACCTCTTCAGAAGACGCTGCAGGTAAAGGTAATGGTGATGCGGTAACAGGTGAAGATACGGAGGCAGCAGGAGCTGTGTCTGACGGCAATGCAGAGCCCGAGAAGGTCGAGTATCCCGGACTTTCACTTTACAGGGTTAATGAGTATTTCATCATGCCTGATCTTGATGTTAAAAAATGTGTAGGTGAACCGCGCAAGGATTTCGATATTTCCAATATTATGTATGGAAGTAATGCAAGCGGATATTTCACCTTATCAGCGGATGTAACTAATTCTACCGACAAAAATATCGATTATGTTCCGGTTACGGTTATTGCGCTTGACCGCAGAGGTAATGCCATAGCAGCAGGTGCCGATTCGATTACGGATTTTTATAAAGGAGCGAAAAAGAGCTTTGGCGTAAGTTATATTCTTACCAGGGAGCAACGCTCTAATATTGTTCAGTGCGTAATATACGCAAGGGAAGTTGTTAACGCAAAATGA
- a CDS encoding FecR domain-containing protein, which yields MRGVYDYTIYRATRVGRRVLALLVAFIIVVLFSGDRVVAENKSEAENAMRLVGGTGNICVIDVNGKKSNVTSKMRLANGSVIATAQDSSAYVNLDSTKCVKLDALTKAEVRKRSGRYEVLLNAGNLFFNVTSPLAANETFYVRTSNMAMSIKGTCAQVEVIDVRHTRVSLLEGSLHCKITSLKSGESKTVILLAGQSADFYLTGDAENDCKIVTEDIKNNAIRGFVLQELYRDKGLAGKVFQQSGLDFRNLTESAVNQKLKNEKKKVNSTSSKAKDNAKKAIQMDFLQDHSEGKLSYTTEGNVIIVPENVSIEQSRSEGTSGGSGNQSTSDNNGNNHNSGSNRGKDEPYRTGSMKDSNPKGMSVEVQIPSPRAEKVVINYFDENG from the coding sequence ATGAGGGGAGTATACGATTATACGATATACAGGGCAACTCGCGTAGGTAGGAGAGTACTTGCGCTTCTTGTTGCGTTCATAATAGTGGTTTTGTTTTCCGGAGACAGGGTAGTAGCTGAGAATAAGAGCGAAGCCGAGAATGCCATGAGACTTGTTGGCGGAACCGGAAATATATGTGTTATAGATGTCAATGGTAAAAAGTCTAATGTGACAAGCAAAATGCGCCTTGCAAACGGAAGCGTTATCGCAACGGCGCAGGATAGCAGTGCTTATGTCAATCTTGACAGTACAAAGTGTGTGAAGCTCGATGCCCTTACGAAGGCTGAGGTGAGAAAACGCAGTGGCCGATATGAGGTGCTTTTAAATGCGGGCAATCTTTTTTTCAATGTAACATCCCCACTTGCAGCTAATGAGACTTTTTATGTGCGAACCTCGAATATGGCTATGTCAATTAAGGGTACCTGTGCGCAGGTTGAAGTAATAGATGTAAGACACACAAGGGTTAGTCTTCTTGAGGGTAGTCTTCATTGCAAGATTACGAGTCTTAAATCCGGAGAGAGCAAGACGGTTATTCTCCTTGCAGGGCAGTCTGCAGATTTTTATCTGACAGGGGATGCGGAAAATGATTGCAAAATAGTTACTGAGGACATAAAAAATAATGCCATAAGGGGCTTTGTTCTCCAGGAGCTTTACAGGGACAAGGGGCTTGCCGGCAAGGTCTTTCAGCAGAGTGGTCTGGATTTCAGAAATCTTACAGAGTCAGCAGTAAATCAGAAGCTTAAGAATGAAAAGAAAAAAGTAAATTCCACATCCTCGAAGGCTAAGGATAACGCAAAAAAGGCCATTCAGATGGATTTTTTGCAGGATCATTCCGAGGGAAAACTGTCTTACACTACGGAAGGAAACGTGATTATTGTTCCTGAGAATGTAAGCATAGAGCAAAGCCGCAGTGAAGGAACTTCAGGTGGTTCTGGAAATCAAAGCACCTCTGATAATAATGGGAATAATCATAATTCCGGAAGTAATCGGGGGAAGGATGAACCCTACAGAACCGGAAGTATGAAGGACTCTAACCCGAAGGGAATGAGTGTTGAAGTTCAGATTCCGAGTCCCCGGGCAGAAAAGGTTGTTATAAACTATTTTGATGAAAACGGCTAA